One Danio rerio strain Tuebingen ecotype United States chromosome 13, GRCz12tu, whole genome shotgun sequence DNA window includes the following coding sequences:
- the scdb gene encoding stearoyl-CoA desaturase b — MADVTTTTEDVFDDSYVEKPGPSPPVQIVWRNVILMTLLHLGALYGMTILPFVSSLTLIWTGVCFMVSALGITAGAHRLWSHRSYRASLPLRIFLAVANSMAFQNDIYEWARDHRVHHKFSETDADPHNARRGFFFAHIGWLLVRKHPEVIDKGRKLTFEDLKADSVVMFQRRHYKLSVVVMCFLIPTLVPWFFWEESLWTAYLVPCLLRYAVVLNATWLVNSAAHMWGMRPYDHNINPRENKFVAFSAIGEGFHNYHHTFPHDYATSEFGSRLNVTKAFIDLMCFLGLANDCRRVTHETILARVQRTGDGSHKSG, encoded by the exons ATGGCCGATGTGACGACGACGACAGAGGATGTTTTTGATGATTCTTATGTGGAGAAACCGGGCCCGAGTCCTCCGGTACAAATCGTATGGAGAAATGTCATATTAATGACTCTATTGCACCTAGGAGCGCTTTATGGAATGACGATTCTTCCTTTTGTCTCTTCCTTAACCCTCATATGGA CGGGAGTGTGTTTCATGGTAAGTGCTCTAGGAATAACTGCCGGCGCCCATCGCCTCTGGAGCCACCGGTCCTACAGGGCCTCACTGCCATTACGGATCTTCCTAGCAGTCGCAAACTCTATGGCTTTTCAG AATGATATCTATGAGTGGGCCAGAGATCACCGCGTCCATCACAAGTTTTCTGAGACGGATGCAGACCCCCACAACGCTCGCAGAGGATTCTTCTTTGCTCACATCGGCTGGCTACTGGTCCGTAAACACCCAGAAGTCATTGATAAAGGACGCAAGCTGACGTTTGAAGATCTAAAAGCAGACAGTGTTGTAATGTTTCAGAGGag GCATTACAAGTTATCTGTGGTGGTGATGTGCTTTCTTATCCCAACCTTGGTACCTTGGTTTTTTTGGGAGGAGAGTCTTTGGACTGCTTACTTGGTGCCATGTCTGCTGAGATACGCTGTGGTCCTTAATGCAACCTGGCTGGTCAACAGCGCCGCTCACATGTGGGGAATGAGACCCTACGACCACAACATCAATCCCAGAGAGAACAAGTTTGTCGCCTTCAGTGCCATCG GTGAAGGATTCCACAACTATCATCACACATTCCCCCATGATTATGCCACAAGTGAGTTCGGCAGTCGGCTGAACGTGACCAAAGCGTTCATCGATCTCATGTGCTTCCTGGGACTGGCCAACGATTGCAGAAGGGTAACTCACGAAACCATCCTCGCCCGTGTTCAGCGCACAGGTGACGGCAGCCACAAAAGTGGTTGA
- the wnt8b gene encoding protein Wnt-8b precursor: MFMHLEVYYYAFILMAHMKTCCSWSVNNFLMTGPKAYLIYSSSVAAGAQSGIEECKYQFAWDRWNCPERALQLSTHSGLRSANRETAFFHAISSAGVMYTLTRNCSLGDFDNCGCDDTRNGQRGGQGWLWGGCSDNVGFGEVISKQFVDALETGQDARAAMNLHNNEVGRKAVKGTMQRTCKCHGVSGSCTTQTCWLQLPEFREVGNYLKEKYHRAVKVDLLRGAGNSAASRGAIAETFNSISRKELVHLEDSPDYCLENRTLGLPGTEGRECLRKGKNLSKWEKRSCKRLCGDCGLAVEERRAETVSSCNCKFHWCCAVKCEQCRKTVTKYYCVKRSKRVKNDNASRRKSYRLKKKH, encoded by the exons ATGTTCATGCATTTGGAGGTTTATTATTACGCTTTCATCTTGATGGCTCACATGAAGACTTGCTGCAGTTG GTCAGTGAATAATTTCCTGATGACCGGCCCAAAG GCCTACTTGATCTACTCCAGCAGTGTAGCCGCAGGAGCTCAGAGTGGGATTGAAGAGTGCAAGTATCAGTTTGCGTGGGACCGCTGGAACTGCCCGGAGAGGGCCCTTCAGCTCTCCACCCACAGCGGACTCAGAAGCG CAAACAGAGAGACAGCGTTTTTCCATGCCATCAGTTCTGCTGGAGTCATGTATACCCTCACCAGGAACTGTAGCCTTGGTGACTTTGATAACTGTGGATGTGATGATACCCGAAACGGCCAGCGAG GTGGTCAAGGGTGGCTATGGGGAGGCTGCAGTGATAACGTGGGATTTGGAGAGGTGATCTCCAAACAGTTTGTGGATGCGCTGGAAACCGGACAGGATGCACGAGCCGCCATGAACCTGCACAACAACGAAGTAGGACGCAAG GCAGTGAAAGGAACCATGCAGAGGACATGCAAGTGCCATGGAGTGTCTGGCAGCTGCACCACTCAGACCTGCTGGCTACAGTTGCCCGAGTTTCGAGAAGTGGGAAACTACCTAAAAGAGAAGTACCACCGGGCGGTGAAGGTGGATCTGCTGCGCGGTGCAGGGAACAGCGCTGCCAGCCGTGGAGCCATTGCTGAAACCTTCAACTCCATTTCACGGAAAGAGCTGGTGCATTTGGAGGATTCTCCAGACTACTGCTTGGAGAACCGCACTCTAGGCTTGCCAGGTACTGAAGGGCGCGAGTGTTTGAGGAAGGGCAAGAATCTGAGTAAATGGGAGAAGCGCAGCTGTAAGCGGCTGTGTGGAGACTGCGGTTTGGCTGTGGAGGAGCGCAGGGCCGAAACCGTGTCTAGCTGTAACTGCAAGTTCCACTGGTGTTGTGCTGTGAAGTGCGAGCAGTGCCGCAAAACTGTCACAAAGTACTACTGTGTGAAGAGAAGCAAACGGGTCAAGAATGACAATGCCAGCCGGAGGAAAAGCTATCGGTTAAAGAAGAAGCACTAG
- the scdb gene encoding stearoyl-CoA desaturase b isoform X1: protein MVASQARRQYTSTEAMADVTTTTEDVFDDSYVEKPGPSPPVQIVWRNVILMTLLHLGALYGMTILPFVSSLTLIWTGVCFMVSALGITAGAHRLWSHRSYRASLPLRIFLAVANSMAFQNDIYEWARDHRVHHKFSETDADPHNARRGFFFAHIGWLLVRKHPEVIDKGRKLTFEDLKADSVVMFQRRHYKLSVVVMCFLIPTLVPWFFWEESLWTAYLVPCLLRYAVVLNATWLVNSAAHMWGMRPYDHNINPRENKFVAFSAIGEGFHNYHHTFPHDYATSEFGSRLNVTKAFIDLMCFLGLANDCRRVTHETILARVQRTGDGSHKSG from the exons ATGGTTGCATCGCAAGCAAG GAGGCAGTACACGAGCACAGAAGCAATGGCCGATGTGACGACGACGACAGAGGATGTTTTTGATGATTCTTATGTGGAGAAACCGGGCCCGAGTCCTCCGGTACAAATCGTATGGAGAAATGTCATATTAATGACTCTATTGCACCTAGGAGCGCTTTATGGAATGACGATTCTTCCTTTTGTCTCTTCCTTAACCCTCATATGGA CGGGAGTGTGTTTCATGGTAAGTGCTCTAGGAATAACTGCCGGCGCCCATCGCCTCTGGAGCCACCGGTCCTACAGGGCCTCACTGCCATTACGGATCTTCCTAGCAGTCGCAAACTCTATGGCTTTTCAG AATGATATCTATGAGTGGGCCAGAGATCACCGCGTCCATCACAAGTTTTCTGAGACGGATGCAGACCCCCACAACGCTCGCAGAGGATTCTTCTTTGCTCACATCGGCTGGCTACTGGTCCGTAAACACCCAGAAGTCATTGATAAAGGACGCAAGCTGACGTTTGAAGATCTAAAAGCAGACAGTGTTGTAATGTTTCAGAGGag GCATTACAAGTTATCTGTGGTGGTGATGTGCTTTCTTATCCCAACCTTGGTACCTTGGTTTTTTTGGGAGGAGAGTCTTTGGACTGCTTACTTGGTGCCATGTCTGCTGAGATACGCTGTGGTCCTTAATGCAACCTGGCTGGTCAACAGCGCCGCTCACATGTGGGGAATGAGACCCTACGACCACAACATCAATCCCAGAGAGAACAAGTTTGTCGCCTTCAGTGCCATCG GTGAAGGATTCCACAACTATCATCACACATTCCCCCATGATTATGCCACAAGTGAGTTCGGCAGTCGGCTGAACGTGACCAAAGCGTTCATCGATCTCATGTGCTTCCTGGGACTGGCCAACGATTGCAGAAGGGTAACTCACGAAACCATCCTCGCCCGTGTTCAGCGCACAGGTGACGGCAGCCACAAAAGTGGTTGA